A single Fusobacterium hominis DNA region contains:
- a CDS encoding electron transfer flavoprotein subunit alpha/FixB family protein yields the protein MKLTDTKNIMVYVETKDGAPVSVALESLAEAREIADERKEEVLAVVIGKKDDVVVNTVIEAGADKVIIVEEESYLFEKYAGILKELVKKYKPSIFMAGATLAGKDLTPMVAKEFETLSAVDVLNIRIDGEKVVLTCPVYGGTILNDIVMNTTPIVMTVRPGSFSKNIVAGRKGEVIKEEIAVPESVILSKIVDIIKEVAETVNLEEADVIVSGGRGMGSKENFQLVQELADICGGVVGATRPAIEDEWVPRSHQVGQSGKIVAPKLYIACGISGATQHISGMIGSGYIVAINKDEDAPIFDVADVGIVGDATKVIPLLIEEIKKLKE from the coding sequence ATGAAGCTTACAGATACAAAAAATATAATGGTATATGTGGAAACAAAAGATGGAGCGCCTGTAAGTGTTGCTTTAGAATCTCTTGCTGAGGCCAGAGAGATAGCTGACGAAAGAAAAGAAGAGGTTCTTGCTGTAGTAATAGGAAAAAAAGATGACGTAGTAGTAAATACAGTTATTGAAGCAGGTGCAGATAAAGTTATTATAGTTGAGGAAGAATCATATTTATTTGAAAAATATGCTGGTATTTTAAAAGAACTTGTTAAAAAATACAAACCTAGTATTTTTATGGCAGGGGCTACTCTAGCAGGAAAAGACTTAACTCCTATGGTTGCTAAAGAATTTGAAACATTAAGTGCGGTAGATGTTTTAAATATTAGAATAGATGGAGAAAAAGTTGTACTAACTTGCCCAGTTTACGGAGGAACAATCTTAAATGATATTGTTATGAATACAACCCCAATTGTCATGACAGTTCGTCCTGGTTCTTTTAGTAAAAATATTGTTGCTGGAAGAAAGGGAGAAGTTATAAAAGAAGAAATTGCAGTTCCTGAATCAGTTATATTAAGCAAAATAGTTGATATAATTAAAGAAGTAGCAGAAACAGTTAATTTAGAAGAGGCAGATGTAATTGTTTCTGGTGGACGTGGAATGGGTTCTAAGGAAAACTTCCAACTTGTTCAGGAGTTAGCAGATATTTGTGGAGGTGTTGTAGGAGCTACAAGACCAGCAATTGAAGATGAATGGGTACCTCGTTCTCATCAAGTAGGACAGTCAGGAAAAATAGTTGCGCCTAAATTATATATTGCGTGCGGAATTTCAGGGGCAACTCAACATATATCTGGAATGATAGGATCTGGATATATTGTGGCTATCAATAAAGATGAAGATGCTCCAATATTTGATGTAGCAGATGTAGGAATAGTTGGAGATGCTACAAAAGTAATTCCATTGTTAATAGAAGAAATAAAAAAACTAAAAGAATAG
- a CDS encoding LysE family translocator, which produces MFGIVNYELFFMSCMILSMIPGSDTIYILTQSIANDRKTGIFSTLGICSGILVHTTLVTLGLSAILKSSPTAFQLVKIVGAAYLIYLGIKSIRSKESLVLKDGENGKTNLRKAYVKGLITNVLNPKVALFFIAFLPSFVNTNSNYFGVFAFVLLGLTYFFTTTVWSLFLSFIASYASIFLRKKPSFSKGINIVAGLIFIVLGAHLLVMKSDVETKEIEKVESTVVDMESKEIAKLDINNF; this is translated from the coding sequence ATGTTTGGAATAGTGAATTATGAATTATTTTTTATGTCATGTATGATTTTAAGTATGATTCCAGGTAGTGATACTATCTATATTCTTACGCAGTCTATAGCAAATGATAGAAAAACGGGGATTTTTTCAACGCTAGGGATATGCTCTGGAATATTAGTGCATACTACATTAGTAACTTTAGGGTTATCAGCAATATTAAAAAGTTCTCCTACAGCATTTCAATTAGTAAAGATTGTAGGAGCTGCATATTTAATCTATTTGGGAATAAAATCAATTAGATCTAAAGAGTCTTTAGTTTTAAAAGATGGAGAAAATGGCAAAACAAATTTAAGAAAAGCATATGTAAAAGGGTTGATAACAAATGTTTTAAATCCAAAAGTTGCTTTATTTTTTATAGCCTTTCTTCCAAGTTTTGTAAATACAAATAGCAATTATTTTGGAGTTTTTGCCTTTGTATTATTAGGGTTGACATATTTTTTTACTACAACTGTATGGTCACTATTTTTATCTTTTATAGCTTCTTATGCATCGATCTTTTTAAGAAAAAAACCAAGTTTTTCAAAAGGTATAAATATAGTAGCAGGACTTATATTTATAGTATTAGGTGCGCATTTACTTGTTATGAAAAGTGATGTTGAGACTAAAGAGATAGAAAAAGTTGAATCTACAGTAGTAGATATGGAAAGTAAAGAGATAGCAAAATTAGATATTAATAACTTTTAA
- the galE gene encoding UDP-glucose 4-epimerase GalE, giving the protein MAVLVCGGAGYIGSHVTRALIDNGEEVVVLDNLITGHVDAVHEKAKLVLGDLKDEEFLDRVFRENKIDGVIDFAAFSLVGESMTEPLKYFENNFYGTLCLLKAMQKHGVKNIVFSSTAATYGEPENIPILETDKTIPTNPYGESKLAVEKMMKWCDQAYGIKFTALRYFNVAGAHPSGDIGEDHSPETHLIPIILQVALGKRDHIGIFGDDYPTADGTCIRDYIHVMDLADAHILALKRLYKGGDSAIFNLGNGEGFSVKDVIEVSRKVTGHPIPAVVSPRRAGDPAKLVASSEKAIKELNWKPKYNTLDEIIATAWKWHKNHPNGYED; this is encoded by the coding sequence ATGGCAGTATTAGTATGTGGAGGTGCTGGTTATATTGGAAGCCATGTAACTAGAGCTCTCATTGATAATGGTGAAGAAGTTGTAGTTCTTGACAATCTTATAACTGGACACGTAGATGCAGTTCATGAAAAAGCAAAATTAGTTCTTGGGGACTTAAAAGATGAGGAATTTTTAGATAGAGTATTTAGAGAAAATAAAATTGATGGAGTAATAGATTTTGCAGCATTCTCACTTGTAGGAGAAAGTATGACAGAACCACTTAAATATTTTGAGAATAATTTTTATGGAACTTTGTGTCTATTAAAAGCAATGCAAAAACACGGTGTTAAAAATATAGTATTTTCTTCTACGGCTGCTACTTATGGAGAACCAGAAAATATTCCTATACTCGAAACTGATAAAACTATACCAACTAATCCATATGGTGAAAGTAAATTAGCAGTTGAAAAAATGATGAAATGGTGCGATCAAGCTTATGGTATTAAATTTACAGCTTTAAGATATTTCAATGTTGCTGGTGCTCATCCATCTGGTGATATTGGTGAAGATCATAGCCCTGAAACTCACCTTATTCCAATTATTTTACAAGTTGCTCTTGGAAAAAGAGATCATATTGGAATATTTGGAGATGATTATCCTACTGCTGATGGAACTTGTATAAGAGACTATATTCACGTTATGGATTTAGCTGATGCTCATATTTTAGCATTAAAAAGACTTTATAAAGGTGGAGATAGTGCAATTTTTAATTTAGGAAATGGAGAAGGATTTTCTGTAAAAGATGTAATAGAGGTTAGTAGAAAAGTTACAGGTCATCCGATCCCTGCAGTTGTATCACCAAGAAGAGCAGGAGACCCTGCAAAATTAGTTGCTTCTTCAGAAAAAGCAATCAAAGAACTAAATTGGAAACCAAAATATAATACACTTGATGAAATAATTGCTACTGCATGGAAATGGCATAAAAATCATCCAAATGGATATGAAGATTAA